Proteins from a single region of Chryseobacterium scophthalmum:
- a CDS encoding glycosyl hydrolase has translation MKFKNIIKLSVICFAFGNLSAQNPWPKTTETAKPWTRWWWMGSAVDEKGLDKQLTTLSKAGFGGVEIVPIYGAKGFENKYINYLSPEWMKMLQFTTNKAKSLQMGVDMAVGTGWPIGGLQVTENDAATKMIVQKYEIQSNEKFSEKIVLKDGKQKNLKTIKLDIITAYNEKNEAVVLTDKVNDDGVLDWKSGSGKWTIYAVFIGKTLQKVKRAAPGGEGYTLDHFSPNATKDYLKTFDKAFGNSNYGIRSFFNDSYEVYNADWTADFKDEFKKRRGYDFSPYIKYLVSDEESEISGRIKSDYRETLSELILNNFTKDFTNWAHSKNSKNTNQAHGSPGNLLDLYAAVDIPESETFGSTKFDIQGLRRNLEDINTKEVPDINMLKFASSAANITGKPLISNESFTWLTEHFKTSWSQVKPEAEQIFLSGINHLFYHGTTYTPADVKFPGWLFYASTNFVPENSLWPNIKGLNSYIERTQSVLQSGKSDNEILMYWPVYDQWASPKGKDVAFKIHNIEKWLHPTVFYENLEKLGKSGYSLDMISDKMISEAKFENQNIQVSKNGGSYKVLIIPQLNYFSESTLKNILNLAQNGASVIFQNEPKDVPGFFEVEKRRGELHFLLAKIPFQQNGNLKSATFGKGKILLSSDVENALEFLKIEREKLTDTGLKFVRRKFDGGKYYYIVNHTSKEINQFVPLNYLGKQFALMNPENGDFGVAEIQNNSVKVQLKSGGSLIIKASEIPDNSISKWKYIEKTDAPIVLDQAWQLSFKEGGPELPKSRSIEKLQPWTNFTEDASTQSFSGTGVYTTSFKLNKKADDFVMKFDKLFESAKVIINGQDAGIVWSNPFEINIGKYLKKGKNTIQIEVSNLMANRIRFMDQNKIQWRNYHEINFVNIDYKAFDASNWKVQPSGLDGNIQLIPIHYSK, from the coding sequence ATGAAATTTAAAAATATCATAAAACTCAGCGTCATCTGTTTCGCCTTTGGAAATCTTTCCGCACAAAATCCCTGGCCAAAAACTACCGAGACCGCAAAACCGTGGACGCGTTGGTGGTGGATGGGAAGTGCCGTTGACGAAAAAGGTTTAGACAAACAATTGACAACACTTTCTAAAGCAGGTTTTGGTGGAGTGGAAATTGTCCCGATTTACGGTGCAAAAGGTTTTGAAAATAAATACATCAATTATCTTTCGCCAGAATGGATGAAAATGTTACAGTTCACGACGAACAAAGCAAAAAGCTTACAAATGGGTGTTGATATGGCGGTCGGAACGGGTTGGCCAATTGGTGGACTGCAAGTCACCGAAAATGACGCGGCGACCAAGATGATTGTTCAAAAGTACGAGATTCAATCAAATGAAAAATTTTCAGAAAAGATTGTTTTAAAGGACGGAAAACAGAAGAATTTAAAAACAATAAAGCTGGACATTATAACCGCTTACAATGAAAAAAACGAAGCAGTTGTTTTAACTGATAAAGTAAATGACGATGGCGTTTTAGATTGGAAATCAGGTTCTGGAAAATGGACAATCTACGCAGTTTTTATTGGTAAAACTTTACAAAAAGTAAAACGTGCAGCTCCGGGTGGAGAAGGCTATACTTTAGACCATTTTTCACCAAATGCCACAAAAGATTATCTGAAAACTTTCGATAAAGCTTTTGGAAATTCTAACTACGGAATCCGTTCTTTTTTCAATGATAGTTACGAAGTCTACAATGCAGACTGGACGGCTGATTTTAAAGATGAATTTAAGAAAAGAAGAGGATACGATTTTAGTCCATACATCAAATATTTGGTGAGTGATGAGGAAAGTGAGATTTCCGGCAGAATAAAATCAGATTACAGGGAAACGCTGAGCGAATTGATTTTAAACAATTTTACAAAAGATTTTACCAATTGGGCACATTCTAAAAACTCAAAAAACACCAATCAGGCGCACGGTTCGCCAGGAAATTTATTGGATTTATATGCTGCTGTAGATATTCCAGAATCTGAAACTTTTGGAAGTACAAAATTCGATATTCAGGGCTTGAGAAGAAATCTGGAAGATATTAACACGAAAGAAGTTCCTGATATCAATATGCTGAAATTTGCGTCTTCGGCAGCCAATATTACCGGAAAACCTTTGATTTCCAATGAATCGTTTACTTGGCTAACAGAGCATTTTAAAACGTCTTGGTCACAGGTAAAACCGGAAGCAGAGCAAATTTTTTTGTCAGGAATTAATCATCTATTTTATCACGGAACGACTTATACACCTGCAGATGTTAAATTTCCGGGGTGGTTGTTTTATGCCTCAACCAATTTTGTTCCTGAAAATAGTTTGTGGCCGAATATTAAAGGATTGAATTCTTACATCGAAAGAACTCAATCTGTTTTACAAAGTGGAAAATCAGATAATGAAATCCTGATGTACTGGCCGGTTTACGACCAATGGGCGAGTCCGAAAGGGAAAGATGTAGCATTCAAAATTCACAATATTGAAAAATGGTTGCATCCGACTGTATTTTATGAAAATCTTGAGAAATTAGGAAAATCAGGGTATTCTCTGGATATGATTTCTGATAAAATGATTTCTGAAGCGAAGTTTGAAAATCAGAATATTCAGGTTTCGAAAAATGGTGGTTCTTACAAGGTTTTAATTATTCCTCAACTGAACTATTTCTCTGAATCTACTTTAAAAAACATCCTGAATTTAGCTCAAAATGGAGCTTCTGTAATTTTTCAAAATGAGCCGAAAGATGTTCCCGGATTTTTTGAAGTCGAGAAAAGAAGAGGTGAATTACATTTTTTATTGGCTAAAATTCCTTTTCAACAAAATGGAAATCTAAAATCAGCAACATTCGGAAAGGGGAAAATTCTCCTGAGTTCTGATGTTGAAAACGCGTTGGAATTTTTAAAAATCGAAAGAGAAAAATTGACCGATACCGGATTGAAATTCGTTAGAAGAAAGTTTGATGGCGGGAAATATTATTATATTGTTAATCACACTTCAAAAGAAATCAATCAGTTTGTTCCTTTGAATTATTTAGGAAAACAATTTGCATTGATGAATCCTGAAAATGGCGATTTCGGAGTTGCCGAAATTCAGAATAATTCGGTGAAAGTTCAGCTAAAATCAGGAGGATCTTTAATTATAAAAGCTTCAGAAATTCCGGATAATTCAATTTCAAAATGGAAATATATTGAGAAAACTGATGCACCAATTGTTTTAGATCAAGCTTGGCAACTGAGTTTCAAAGAAGGTGGACCTGAACTTCCGAAGTCAAGATCAATTGAAAAGCTTCAACCTTGGACAAATTTCACAGAAGATGCTTCAACACAGAGTTTTTCAGGAACAGGAGTTTATACAACTTCATTTAAATTAAATAAAAAAGCAGACGATTTTGTGATGAAATTCGACAAATTGTTTGAAAGTGCAAAAGTCATCATCAATGGACAAGATGCGGGAATTGTGTGGAGCAATCCTTTTGAAATCAACATTGGAAAATATCTGAAAAAAGGGAAAAACACGATTCAAATTGAAGTATCTAATCTGATGGCGAACCGAATTCGCTTTATGGATCAAAATAAAATTCAATGGAGAAATTATCACGAAATTAATTTTGTGAATATTGATTATAAAGCTTTTGATGCATCGAATTGGAAAGTTCAACCTTCCGGTCTTGATGGAAATATTCAATTAATCCCAATCCATTATTCAAAATAA
- a CDS encoding lacto-N-biose phosphorylase central domain-containing protein: MAKNIIRSFVVGTLLTVGFANAQQKPKVILDNFFNNEKRENKETKTLESWHYTWNDTTNGGFSLLGEIFQKQGAEISTLTTAPSKNDLKNANVYIIVDADIDKEAYGGKANLVDAKSIKNLVKWVEKGGVLVLLSNDKGNSEFENFNKLANKLGIHFNEDSYNRVQKREFEQGKVMVPKGNEIFSEQKLYMKEVATVSVKSPAKELLSAEGKNIAAIAKIGKGTVFALGDPWCYNEYIDGKKLPADFTNYQGTEEWVKWLLKQTSTK; this comes from the coding sequence ATGGCTAAAAATATTATAAGATCATTCGTTGTAGGGACTTTGCTGACCGTCGGTTTTGCCAATGCTCAACAGAAACCGAAAGTTATTTTAGATAACTTTTTCAACAATGAGAAAAGAGAAAACAAAGAAACAAAAACCTTAGAATCTTGGCATTACACGTGGAATGATACCACCAACGGAGGGTTTTCTCTGTTAGGAGAAATCTTCCAAAAGCAAGGCGCAGAGATCAGCACTTTAACGACCGCTCCATCAAAAAATGACTTAAAAAATGCCAATGTCTACATCATCGTTGATGCGGATATCGACAAAGAAGCATACGGCGGAAAAGCGAATTTAGTCGATGCCAAATCCATTAAAAACCTCGTGAAATGGGTTGAAAAAGGAGGTGTTCTGGTTTTATTGAGCAATGACAAAGGAAATTCCGAGTTTGAAAATTTCAATAAGCTGGCAAATAAATTAGGAATTCATTTCAATGAAGACAGTTACAACCGAGTTCAGAAAAGAGAATTTGAGCAAGGAAAAGTAATGGTTCCCAAAGGAAACGAAATTTTCTCCGAACAGAAATTATATATGAAGGAAGTAGCGACAGTTTCCGTGAAAAGTCCAGCGAAAGAATTGCTCTCTGCGGAAGGCAAAAATATCGCAGCCATCGCAAAGATTGGCAAAGGAACCGTTTTCGCATTGGGCGACCCGTGGTGCTACAACGAATATATCGACGGGAAAAAACTACCTGCAGATTTCACGAATTATCAGGGGACTGAAGAATGGGTAAAGTGGTTGCTGAAGCAGACTTCTACGAAATAA
- a CDS encoding rhamnogalacturonan lyase, whose amino-acid sequence MKIKYIFITSALFLSQTIFAQRQMEYLKRGIVAIPSESDVFVSWRLLGTEAQNTQFDLYRTENNSTIKLNSKPLLNETNFLDKTADKGKNYTYFVKSNTKNQEVDQDFAKYKANQKPYFSIPLKTPEGYTPNDASVADLDGDGEYEIILHQTGRSKDNSQKGMTDEPIIQAYKMNGTFLWEINLGKNIREGAHYTQFLVYDLDQDGKAEVVMKTADGSKDGKGKFIGDPTKNYVNENGMILSGPEYLTIFNGETGEEIHTVNYEVPRFAGSLNPTNEEMTETWGDAKGNRIDRFLGAVAYLDGKTPSVIMSRGYYTRTAIAAWNFKDKKLSLRWLFDTESSEENKKYRGQGNHNLSIADVDNDGKDEIIFGAMTVDDNGKVLNSTGYGHGDALHVGDLDPSNPGLEIFDIQERFDDAGAHFRDGKTGKVLWKLPSTVYSKAGKFQGPGRGLSLNIDPRHEGSESWAAGAGLKGVYNTKGKKISEKNPPANMGIYWDGDFLSEILDGTVVSKWDWKKEKSNLIFDAKNFQCESNNGTKKNPSLVADLFGDWREEVMYRTADNKELRIFSTTIPTKHRLYTLMHNSQYRLSIVWQNVGYNQPPHTDYYLDESVKEIPKPNIYTVIPKK is encoded by the coding sequence ATGAAAATCAAATATATCTTCATTACATCCGCCCTTTTTCTTTCGCAAACAATTTTTGCTCAAAGACAAATGGAATATCTGAAAAGAGGAATTGTTGCAATACCTTCAGAATCTGACGTTTTTGTAAGTTGGCGTTTGTTGGGAACAGAAGCTCAGAATACACAATTTGATTTGTACCGAACGGAAAATAATTCAACCATAAAATTGAATTCAAAACCGTTGCTTAACGAAACCAATTTTTTAGATAAAACTGCAGACAAAGGAAAGAATTATACTTATTTTGTTAAATCTAATACCAAAAACCAGGAAGTTGACCAGGATTTTGCAAAATACAAAGCAAATCAAAAACCTTATTTTTCAATTCCATTAAAAACTCCGGAAGGGTACACTCCGAATGATGCATCGGTTGCTGATTTGGATGGCGACGGAGAATATGAGATTATTCTTCATCAAACCGGAAGATCAAAAGATAACAGCCAGAAAGGGATGACTGATGAGCCAATTATTCAGGCTTATAAAATGAATGGAACTTTTTTGTGGGAAATTAATTTAGGCAAAAATATCAGAGAAGGAGCGCATTACACGCAGTTTTTAGTTTATGATTTAGACCAGGACGGAAAAGCGGAAGTAGTAATGAAAACCGCTGATGGAAGCAAAGACGGAAAAGGAAAATTTATTGGTGACCCAACCAAAAATTACGTCAATGAAAACGGAATGATTCTTTCCGGACCGGAATATTTGACGATTTTTAATGGAGAAACTGGTGAGGAAATTCATACTGTCAATTATGAAGTTCCAAGATTTGCAGGAAGTTTAAATCCAACCAATGAAGAAATGACTGAAACTTGGGGCGATGCAAAAGGGAACCGTATCGATCGATTTTTGGGAGCTGTTGCTTATTTGGACGGAAAAACGCCGAGTGTAATTATGTCGAGAGGATATTACACACGAACTGCAATTGCAGCCTGGAATTTTAAAGATAAAAAATTGAGCCTTCGCTGGCTTTTTGATACCGAAAGTTCGGAAGAAAATAAAAAATATCGTGGACAGGGAAATCACAATTTGAGCATTGCAGATGTAGATAATGACGGAAAAGACGAAATTATTTTTGGTGCAATGACGGTGGATGACAATGGAAAAGTTTTAAACAGCACAGGTTATGGTCACGGTGACGCTTTACACGTTGGAGATCTCGATCCATCAAATCCCGGACTGGAAATTTTTGATATTCAGGAAAGATTTGATGATGCGGGAGCACATTTCAGAGACGGAAAAACAGGAAAAGTTTTATGGAAATTACCTTCTACAGTTTATAGTAAAGCAGGTAAATTTCAGGGACCGGGAAGAGGTTTGTCTTTAAATATTGATCCTCGTCATGAAGGTTCAGAATCTTGGGCAGCCGGAGCAGGTTTGAAAGGTGTTTACAATACAAAAGGAAAAAAAATCAGCGAAAAAAATCCTCCTGCCAATATGGGGATTTATTGGGACGGAGATTTTTTAAGCGAAATTTTAGACGGAACAGTTGTTTCAAAATGGGACTGGAAAAAAGAAAAATCGAATCTAATTTTTGATGCTAAAAATTTTCAGTGCGAATCTAATAACGGAACAAAGAAAAATCCATCTCTGGTTGCAGATCTATTTGGCGATTGGCGTGAAGAAGTAATGTACAGAACAGCTGATAACAAGGAATTGAGAATTTTTTCTACAACAATTCCTACCAAGCACAGATTGTATACTTTGATGCACAATTCACAATATCGTTTGAGTATTGTTTGGCAAAATGTAGGCTACAATCAGCCACCGCATACCGATTATTATCTGGATGAATCGGTGAAAGAAATTCCGAAACCCAATATTTATACGGTAATTCCTAAAAAATAA
- a CDS encoding rhamnogalacturonan acetylesterase, which yields MKIKIIIPLILLVLFVGVSFQKLQNKPVLYIIGDSTVQNGSGKGSDSLWGWGSFMNLFLDTNKIEIQNHAKDGRSSRTFLTDGRWDSIMKTIKKGDYVLMQFGHNDGGELADTLRARGTIKGIGEESKDIYNPIRKVNETVYTYGYYMRKYANETKAKGAIPIIVSPVPRNKFDKNGKIEKDQYGIWAQEVAKQTGAYFLDLNTMVIAKYEEIGSEKVKTFFPKDHTHTNEAGATLNAELVTKGITDLKGCQLKKYIK from the coding sequence ATGAAAATTAAAATCATTATTCCGCTTATCTTATTGGTTTTATTTGTTGGAGTTTCATTTCAGAAACTTCAGAACAAACCTGTTCTTTATATTATTGGAGATTCAACGGTACAAAATGGTTCTGGAAAAGGCTCTGATTCGCTTTGGGGATGGGGAAGTTTTATGAATCTTTTTTTAGATACCAATAAAATTGAAATTCAAAATCACGCAAAAGATGGAAGAAGCAGCAGAACTTTTTTGACAGACGGTCGTTGGGATTCTATTATGAAAACGATAAAAAAAGGAGATTATGTTTTAATGCAATTTGGTCATAACGATGGCGGTGAATTAGCCGATACATTACGAGCAAGAGGAACTATCAAAGGGATTGGGGAAGAGTCTAAAGATATTTACAATCCGATTCGTAAAGTAAATGAAACAGTTTACACTTACGGTTATTATATGAGGAAATATGCGAATGAAACGAAAGCTAAAGGAGCGATTCCTATTATCGTTTCTCCTGTTCCGAGAAATAAATTTGATAAAAACGGAAAGATAGAAAAAGATCAATACGGAATTTGGGCTCAAGAAGTTGCAAAACAAACAGGTGCTTATTTTTTAGATTTAAATACAATGGTCATTGCAAAATATGAAGAAATAGGCTCTGAAAAAGTGAAAACGTTCTTTCCAAAAGATCATACTCATACCAATGAAGCAGGAGCAACTCTCAATGCAGAATTGGTGACAAAAGGAATTACAGATTTAAAAGGTTGCCAACTTAAAAAATATATAAAATAA
- a CDS encoding glycoside hydrolase family 88/105 protein gives MKKLLTASFFALILGGVTSCSVQKQTTASKVELPNKKEVLEVSRRANQYFMSKWPDTGKDIVGKKVWPSNLWTRAVYYEGLIALYKVDPKKEYYDYAMSWANNHKWDLMRGTYTRNADHQACGQTYIDLYEIDGKKHPERIKNVKASMDSMIATPKVDDWWWIDALQMSMPIFTKLGRITGEQKYFDKNYEMYAYTKYKHGGNGLYNQADKIWWRDKSFVPPYKEPNGEDCYWSRGNGWVVAALAKTLEDTPKSDPHYQEYLQDYKDLLAALLPIQREDGFWNVSLHDPTNFGGKEMTGTALFVYGMAYGINNGLIDRDTYLPVLVKAWNAIVKDSVQPNGFLGWVQGTGKEPKDGQPLSVSKEPDFEDYGLGCLLLAGSEVYKLK, from the coding sequence ATGAAAAAACTATTAACAGCAAGCTTTTTTGCACTGATTTTGGGAGGCGTGACTTCCTGTTCGGTTCAGAAACAGACTACCGCAAGCAAAGTGGAGCTTCCGAATAAAAAAGAAGTTTTGGAAGTTTCAAGAAGAGCCAATCAATATTTTATGAGCAAATGGCCCGATACAGGAAAAGATATCGTTGGTAAAAAAGTGTGGCCAAGTAATCTTTGGACAAGAGCTGTTTATTATGAAGGACTCATTGCTTTGTATAAAGTTGATCCTAAAAAAGAATATTATGATTACGCGATGTCGTGGGCAAATAATCACAAATGGGATTTGATGCGTGGAACTTACACCAGAAATGCCGATCATCAGGCTTGCGGACAAACCTACATAGATTTGTATGAAATCGACGGTAAAAAGCATCCTGAAAGAATTAAAAATGTAAAAGCTTCGATGGACAGTATGATTGCTACACCAAAAGTTGATGATTGGTGGTGGATTGATGCGCTCCAAATGAGCATGCCGATTTTCACGAAACTGGGGAGAATCACAGGAGAGCAAAAATATTTTGATAAAAACTACGAAATGTATGCTTACACAAAATATAAACACGGTGGAAATGGTTTGTACAATCAGGCTGATAAAATTTGGTGGAGAGACAAGAGTTTTGTTCCGCCTTACAAAGAACCGAATGGGGAAGATTGTTATTGGAGCAGAGGAAACGGTTGGGTAGTGGCTGCTTTGGCTAAAACCCTTGAAGACACTCCAAAATCTGATCCTCATTATCAGGAATATTTGCAGGATTATAAAGATTTGCTGGCTGCTTTGCTTCCGATTCAGCGTGAAGATGGTTTTTGGAATGTGAGTTTGCACGATCCGACGAATTTTGGAGGAAAAGAAATGACCGGAACCGCTTTATTCGTTTACGGAATGGCGTATGGAATTAATAATGGATTAATCGACAGAGATACTTATCTACCTGTTTTAGTAAAAGCTTGGAATGCAATTGTGAAAGATTCAGTTCAGCCTAATGGGTTTTTAGGTTGGGTACAGGGAACTGGAAAAGAACCAAAAGACGGACAACCGCTTTCTGTAAGTAAAGAACCGGATTTTGAAGACTACGGTTTAGGGTGTTTATTGCTTGCCGGAAGCGAGGTTTATAAGTTGAAATAA
- the rhaT gene encoding L-rhamnose/proton symporter RhaT — translation MNALLGVIFHFLGGFSSGSFYLPYKKVKGWQWETFWLIGGVFSWIIVPPLAAFLTIPNFWEIIQNESSSILGLTFLFGALWGIGGFMYGLGVRYLGVALGSSIMLGLTMVIGSLLPSIYYEFNPQDGKDNIGLMLSSDWGRMVLLGLLICVVGIVISGKAGVMKDKELQSDSIDPHGMEVKTEYKFGLGLIVAIISGVLSACFNFGLEAGKPMANVANEAWKIANPSQGEFLFQNNVTYVVVLWGGMASNLIGCLYLSFKNKSYSDYTKKNVPVVKNIIFCALAGTMWFLQFFFYGMGESKMGNGPSSWILHMAFIILIANLWGVIIKEWKGVSKKTISTIVFGMIVMFISILIVGYGNSLR, via the coding sequence ATGAATGCATTATTAGGAGTTATTTTCCATTTTTTAGGAGGTTTTTCTTCAGGTAGTTTTTATCTGCCTTACAAGAAAGTGAAGGGATGGCAATGGGAAACTTTTTGGTTGATTGGTGGTGTATTTTCCTGGATTATTGTTCCACCTTTGGCTGCATTTCTTACGATTCCTAATTTCTGGGAAATTATTCAGAATGAAAGTTCATCAATTTTAGGACTGACGTTTTTATTCGGTGCTTTGTGGGGAATTGGCGGTTTTATGTATGGTTTGGGAGTTCGTTATTTAGGTGTTGCTTTGGGTAGCAGTATCATGTTGGGACTTACCATGGTTATTGGATCTCTTTTACCTTCTATTTATTATGAATTTAATCCACAAGACGGAAAAGACAATATTGGTTTAATGCTTTCAAGCGATTGGGGAAGAATGGTTCTTTTAGGACTTTTGATTTGTGTAGTTGGAATTGTCATCAGTGGAAAAGCTGGTGTGATGAAAGATAAAGAACTTCAATCTGATTCTATCGATCCGCATGGGATGGAAGTAAAAACAGAATATAAATTTGGGTTAGGATTAATCGTTGCCATTATTTCCGGTGTTTTAAGCGCATGCTTCAATTTTGGTTTGGAAGCGGGAAAACCAATGGCAAACGTAGCTAATGAAGCCTGGAAAATAGCAAATCCTTCGCAGGGAGAATTTCTTTTTCAGAATAATGTAACCTATGTTGTGGTTCTTTGGGGCGGAATGGCTTCTAATCTTATTGGTTGCCTTTATTTGTCATTTAAAAATAAATCATATTCAGATTACACAAAAAAGAATGTTCCTGTTGTAAAAAATATCATTTTCTGCGCATTGGCAGGAACGATGTGGTTTTTACAGTTTTTTTTCTACGGAATGGGAGAAAGTAAAATGGGAAATGGCCCAAGTTCATGGATCTTGCACATGGCATTTATTATTTTAATAGCCAATTTGTGGGGTGTCATCATCAAAGAATGGAAAGGAGTTTCCAAAAAAACGATTTCTACGATTGTTTTTGGAATGATCGTCATGTTTATTTCCATTTTAATTGTAGGATACGGAAATTCTTTGCGATAA